The following nucleotide sequence is from Primulina tabacum isolate GXHZ01 chromosome 2, ASM2559414v2, whole genome shotgun sequence.
AATCCCACAAATTCTTGATCACATTGAGAAAGTTGCTAGCTTTGAAACACCCGAATGcgtaattattgatttgatcgAGTTTTATGGTGAGAATAATATGTTGACTGAGGCTGTGGAGCTTTTCTTTAGGATACCGAGATTTAGATGTGAACCTTCCGTGGAGGCGTTGAATGCTCTGCTATCGGTTATTTGTAGGGAAAAAAGGGGACTTGATTTTGTCCCTCAAATCTTGTTAAAGACTCGGGCTATGAATATTAGAATTGAGGAATCCACTTATAGGATTCTGATAAAAGTCCTTTGCAAAATAGGGAGGGTTAGTCAGGCTCTCGAGCTGTCGAAATATATGGTGGAGTACGGATTTATTgcagataaaaaaatttgttctttGATGCTTGCAACAATGTGTAAGCAAATGGATAATGACATTTGTGAAGTTTCGGGGTTTTTGGAGGATTTGAAAATGTTAGGGTTTGAACTAAGAACGGTTGATTTTTCTAATTTGATTAGGTTTTTGGTGAGAAGGGGTAAGGGTATTGATGCTTTGGGAGTGTTGAAACAGATGAAAACGAACAGAATCCGTCCTGATATCATGTGTTACAACTTGATACTCTATGGATTGATCGTTGAAAGGGACTTCTTGAGGGCGGATAAAGTGTTTGATGAATTGCTTCTAAAAGAGTTGATACCTGATATCCATACTTACAATCTGTTCATCAATTGTTTATGTATGCAAAATAAGATAGAGGATGGAATTAAAATGTTGGGTTCAATGGGGGAGTTGGGATGTGCACCTAAGTTGAGTACATATACTACAGTCTTGAAGGCATTATGCGAAACCGGGGAGCTGGacagagtgagggagatgatgaaAGGAATGAGAAAGAATGGGATCAATCTTGATTCAGAATCTTACGAGATTATGATCCACAGTTTGATTAGAAACGGTGATATTAATGAAGCTTGTTGTTTGTTAAATGAAATGTTGGATGATAACTATGTTCTTCCACCAGCTTCATTGGATAGAATTATATGTCGGTTGATCAAAATGGGATTGTTTTTTAATGCCACAGAACTTCTAAATGCAGTTGGTTTTAAGGGATGTTGATCCTAGAATCCCTGGCATTAGTGATACGGATTTTGGCTGGAAAATTTGTGGTATCTCGGAATCAAAGTTCATATCCGAAAGTTCCCCTTACGCATTTCTTAAATTTTGGAGCTGAAATGCGGATTGCCAGTCGTTAAGTGTAACTAAAAGAATAATGTATTGGAAACCTTTCAAATGCTAACATGTATATTTTTGTTGATTCCTTCTTACAATGACGTTATCCGTTCGTAGAAGATATACTTGTCTCCAAGATGTGATAATATCCTTTTCTGTTTTATTGGCAATTTGACTTTTGGCGGTGGTTTGAACCTTAAGAATGCCGTGGCAGAAGAATCTGAACATACGCAATGTGGCAAATTGCCAATTATCTGTCTTTGCCCTTCTTTGTTCGAAATTTTTTCACAAATCGGCTCGGTTATCggtttgttgttgttgatgattccTTTTAACTCTGGAATTACACGTCTTCCGTGCTTTAGCTTGATGATATGCCATCCTGATTGCTTAAGAATTATTTGTTTGGAAAAACAAAAATCAGGGGTCCCTTCGAGTAAAAAATACATCATCTTGATTACCACAGAACAAACCTTGcttaaaataattgttttcgGGTACCCATCTTCGACTTTGCTAGCAACTTAACCCAGCAGATAAGTTTACTTTGGATTATCCAAGCACTGCATGTTTGAGTTGCCACCAGACAAGATTTGACAGAATATGAAATAAAATTTCTTatcataattaataatttgaatCAGTCACACTCACAGTTCCGATATGTTTCTCGGGTATAAATTATTTTGGCTATTCTTTTCCAAGAGCCTCATCCACATTAAGGGATAGAAATTTACACGTTTGACTCTTTGAACGTCTATCATCCCAATTTCTGCTAAAAAAATTCTGGATGGACCGGTTTTTCTTTCAGTTCATTATATCTAGAGGCGACGTGTCACGACGCATACTTTGTTAAGGTTAAAACAGTAGAATTCCTTTATCGAAACTGATGATCAACTACAGCAGAATTAGCTGTCAAGGGGTAGTGCGTGGAGGAAGGGTAGCAGAAAGGTACTAATCCTAACATTGGTGCTAGCAGGACGTCGAGGAGATCTGATTTCCAAAATGGATAAACGGCAACTTTCTATTTGTCGATATATAATACATGCAAAATTGTGTGACCAATATTACAAATGAAATTGATCGTATAGAAAGTATAGGTCCAAAAGAAAACAATATTGAGAAAAGAAGGGGTCCCGTGAGTCGAAAACAACCAGTTTAGTTTCTATCAGAACGACTAACCGTTTCGAGTTCCCTGTGTGGCTCACACTAATGAAGTCGAGGTTATGGACAAGAGACAGTGACAAGCTCAATTAAAATATCGGAAATCAAACTCTTACATGAGTATAACACATGCCAAGGAATTCAAGTTTGGGTGATTCTCAGACAGACAAGGTGTCAAAATTTTGGGACATTTAGCATGATCACCTGTCTCAATAGTTACCAAACATTTCCCAGAACTTTTTGTCTTTCTTGTGGTTGTTGgattatgtgtatatatatttatatatattgggTTGTGTGTTAATGAGTTTTCTGTGTGAATGAAAATCAAGGGATGATGAGTTTATCCCTCATCGGAAAATATGTCGGCAAAGTCAAAGAAAGTGACCATATTAATTAGTGGGTGAGGGACAACACGTTTTGACATTTGAATGACAGACTTTGAAAAATGAATTCAGACGGAAATATGAatacgcgtttttaacgcgtattcacacggacaagggactctataaatagagctcccccttcattctgaaatcatcccttcttcgaaatttctctcatcttataagcatttgagtgcttagttctataatatttgtgagatgttttgttctcctgtattaagagagtgtgtgttctctttgaaaacacagtgagtgaatTGTACACcacaaatattatagtggaattcttttcatcttgcctgtgatttttaccataataatttttaggggtttttcacgtaaatctcgatgtccagtttattctttattttcgggttttattatctcaaattccgcatgtggtaccaacaagtggtatcagagccttggtttaaaatttcttaaattagTATGctatgtggttgcagcctagactgatcttccacatcagaaaatattttttgagattttttatttaaggcgggattattttgtccagtctactaaaattgttgcagacataatggcgggaaggtacAAAGTAGCAAAGTTCAATGAAAGCAATTTTATGttatggaaaataaagatacaagcagttttaagaaaggagaattgcttggcggctattggagatagaccgatggagattacagatgatggaatgtggaatgagatgaatgataatgctattgccaatttacacttggctatagcagacgaagttttgtcaagtatctctgagataaaaacagccaaagttatctgggatactctgacaaagatgtacgaggtcaagtagctacacaacatgattttcctaaagataaggctttatactcttcggatggcgaaTCATCATCGATAatcgaccatatcaacacactaaatactctatttgcccaactcacttccatgagACATAAAATAGGgaaaaatgaacgtgcggagcttctacttcaaagtctaccagattcatatgatcaacttatcatcaacataaccaacaatattcttatgggctttctaagattcgacgatgtcttaactgcagttctcggagaagaaagccggcgcaagaataaggaagatagatTAGTAACATCGAAGCAAGCAGAGGCTTTGCCGATGATAAGAAGAAggtttatggaccgtgactccagtgggagccaaaggcgaggtagatcaaagtcgagaagtaagaagaaaaatatttactgctttaaatgtgacggtaaatggcacttcaagaaagggatgtacgagtatcgataaaagctctcaaggaaatgtggccagtacttcaggcagtgatgaaatattattcagcgaagcagcaactgTTGCAGAAGACAGGcaaaaattttgtgacacatggattatggattcaggagcgacgtggcatatgacatctcggagagaatggtatgatcattatgaaccagtctcaggaggatctgtattcatgagaaatgatcatgccttgaaaatcgctggggtcggtactatcaaaattaaaatgtttgatgacaACATTTGCACCATACAGGAAGTACGACATGTctaaggactgacaatggaggagaatataccagtgatgaatttgatgcatattgtcaacatgagggcatcaagagacaattcacgacggcttacacacctcaacagaatggagtggcggagcggatgaacaggaccttgttggacagaacaagagctatgttgaggactgcaggtctaaaaaagtcattttgggcagaagcagtcaaaaccgcttgttatattatcaatcgttctctttcagtggcgattgatctgaagactccgatggagatgtggaccgggaacccgacagattattctcatttgcatacatttagAAGTcatgtgtacgttctgtacaatgagcaagaaagatcaaagttggattcgaaatccagaaaatgtatcttcttgggttatgctgatgtagtaaaggggtttcgcttgtgggatcctactgttcacaagcttgtcatcagtagagatgttatcttcgaggaagataaagtaaagggagacaaaggccacaccgaattcagaaactattatttttcaggtggaaaataagacggacgaatgtcaagtttcttgtgaagcaataccagagcacgaagaacaagagcatgttgagtctgaggttttcAATGTGAGGCAGttaactcgagacagaagaccaccaagttggctttcagattatgtcactgaaagcaacattccatattgtctattatcagaggatggtgagccatcgagtttccacgagactactcaaagctcggatgtatccttgtggatgatagtaatgcaagaagaattggaggcattGTACAAgcataaaacttgggatcttgttacactaccacgagggaggaaagccattcgaaacagatgggtctataagatcaagcgtgatggcaataaccaattggagcggtatcgtgccagattggtggtaaaagggtatgctcagaaagaaggcattgacttcaatgagatattttctcatgtggttcggcttacaacagtcagagtggtgCTGGCATTGTGTGCAGTGTTtaacctacatctagaacagctagatgtaaaaacagcattttttcatggagatcttgaagaagaaatctatatgcttcagccagaaggttttgcgaaaaaaggcaaagagaacttgatttgcaggttgaacaaatctctgtacggtctcaaacaggcgccgaggtattggtacaagagatttgattcctatatcacgatccttggatacaacagactgagtgcagacccttgtacgt
It contains:
- the LOC142525508 gene encoding pentatricopeptide repeat-containing protein At2g38420, mitochondrial — its product is MWRDAAQCRRVSMFFISTSSFSSSSSKPPSVHNYYLRKRRKCPLQPFKQQWLQSFSHQLAMRSFKESIKNGETRILFSLVQSFSTYQIEPSPKAYRFLFKFLTQKHRLFGDQIPQILDHIEKVASFETPECVIIDLIEFYGENNMLTEAVELFFRIPRFRCEPSVEALNALLSVICREKRGLDFVPQILLKTRAMNIRIEESTYRILIKVLCKIGRVSQALELSKYMVEYGFIADKKICSLMLATMCKQMDNDICEVSGFLEDLKMLGFELRTVDFSNLIRFLVRRGKGIDALGVLKQMKTNRIRPDIMCYNLILYGLIVERDFLRADKVFDELLLKELIPDIHTYNLFINCLCMQNKIEDGIKMLGSMGELGCAPKLSTYTTVLKALCETGELDRVREMMKGMRKNGINLDSESYEIMIHSLIRNGDINEACCLLNEMLDDNYVLPPASLDRIICRLIKMGLFFNATELLNAVGFKGC